The proteins below are encoded in one region of Ochotona princeps isolate mOchPri1 chromosome 24, mOchPri1.hap1, whole genome shotgun sequence:
- the PPP1R35 gene encoding protein phosphatase 1 regulatory subunit 35: MRGCGDSELESVEGEEAVVGPGRPPEPRAPEPQAPLPEPGLDLSLSPRPEDLEPRQGSPRRRRQGGSRRGRQVRFRLAPASPARSESLPTAAAPSDRPEPPQELEYPAPHSSLALSLELQAARAAAGGQFDAAKAVEEQLRKSFQVRCGLEDNVTEGLNVPRSKRLFRDLVSLQVPEEQVLNAALREKLALLPPQARAPAAKEPPGPGPDMTILCDPETLVYEFPHLTLDGLPPLRLQPRPRPSEDTFLMHRTLRRWEA; the protein is encoded by the exons ATGCGGGGCTGTGGGGACTCAGAGCTGGAGTCGGTGGAAGGGGAGGAAGCCGTGGTGGGCCCAGGACGCCCCCCAGAACCCCGAGCTCCGGAACCGCAAGCCCCGCTGCCGGAGCCCGGCCTGGATCTGAGCCTGAGCCCGCGGCCGGAGGATCTGGAGCCGCGGCAAGGCAGTCCCAGGCGGCGGCGGCAGGGCGGGTCTCGGAGGGGGCGGCAG GTCCGTTTCCGTCTGGCGCCGGCTTCCCCGGCCAGGTCCGAGTCGCTGCCAACGGCCGCTGCACCGAGCGATCGGCCCGAGCCGCCGCAGGAGCTGGAGTACCCGGCGCCGCACAGCAGCCTGGCCTTGAGCCTCGAGCTGCAGGCTGCGCGCGCCGCGGCCGGGGGTCAGTTCGATGCCGCCAAGGCCGTAGAGGAACAGCTGAGAAAGTCGTTCCAGGTCCGCTGCGGCCTCGAGGATAACGTAACCGAGG GACTGAATGTGCCGCGATCCAAACGGCTCTTCCGGGACCTGGTGAGCTTGCAGGTGCCGGAGGAGCAGGTTCTCAATGCTGCGCTAAGGGAGAAACTGGCGCTCCTTCCGCCCCAGGCTCGAGCCCCGGCCGCAAAG GAGCCACCCGGGCCAGGGCCCGACATGACCATTTTGTGTGACCCAGAAACATTAGTTTATGAATTTCCACACCTGACCCTGGACGGGCTACCTCCGCTTCGACTtcagccccggccccgcccctcggAAGACACCTTCCTGATGCATCGGACGCTGAGGAGGTGGGAAGCGTAG
- the MEPCE gene encoding 7SK snRNA methylphosphate capping enzyme has product MIEMAAEKEPFLVPAPPPPLKEEPGGGGVGPTVPPHREAASAGEPRGGPEREPGQRAHPAGDGESPGAPATPQAQSHGEARVSDPHGRAAPPDVGEERRGGGGTELGPPAPPRPRNGYQPHRPPGGGGGKRRNSCNVGGGGGGFKHPAFKRRRRVNSDCDSVLPSNFLLGGNIFDPLNLNSLLDEEVSRALNAETPKSSPLPAKSRDPVEILIPKDITDPLSLNTCTDEAQVVLASPLKTGRKRHRHRGQHHQQQQQQQQAAAAAGGNDSHPALPTAPLTPSLHAEGAPQQQQRHRGQSRDAPQPYELNTAINCRDEVVSPLPAALQGPSGSLSAPSAASVTSAPSSSSSSRHRKRRRTSSKSEVGARGGGQGPKEKGRGSWGGRHHPLPAVGFKTQQRKFQYGNYCEYYGYRNPSCEDGRLRVMKAEWFRGRDVLDLGCNVGHLTLSIACKWSPSRMVGLDIDPQLIHSARQNIRHYLSEELRLPTQTSEGDPGAEGKEGTPTTVRKRSYFPASLTAIRGPIAAPQVPLDGTDSSFPNNVVFVTGNYVLDRDELVEAQKAEYDVVLCLSLTKWVHLNWGDEGLKRMFRRIYRHLRPGGILVLEPQPWSSYNKRKTLTETTYKNYYRIQLKPEQFSSYLTSPEVGFSSYELVATPYHTSKGFQRPVYLFHKAQAPSH; this is encoded by the exons ATGATCGAGATGGCGGCGGAAAAGGAGCCGTTTTTGGTGccggccccgccgccgccgctcaaAGAGGAGCCGGGCGGAGGAGGGGTCGGCCCCACGGTGCCCCCACACCGAGAGGCGGCCTCTGCCGGGGAGCCCCGCGGCGGCCCGGAGCGCGAACCGGGTCAGCGCGCACACCCCGCAGGCGACGGGGAGAGCcccggggcccctgccaccccccagGCGCAGTCGCACGGGGAGGCCCGCGTGTCGGATCCCCACGGGCGAGCCGCTCCCCCGGACGTGGGGGAGGAGCGCCGGGGAGGGGGCGGGACAGAACTGgggccccctgcccctccccggcCTCGCAATGGCTACCAGCCCCACCGGCCCCCTGGGGGAGGCGGGGGCAAGAGGAGGAACAGCTGTAATGTCGGGGGAGGCGGCGGGGGCTTCAAACATCCGGCCTTCAAGAGGCGCCGGCGGGTCAACTCGGACTGTGACTCTGTGCTCCCCTCCAACTTCCTCCTCGGGGGCAATATCTTTGATCCGCTGAACCTGAATAGCCTTCTGGACGAGGAAGTGAGTCGTGCCCTTAATGCGGAGACCCCCAAATCCTCCCCGCTTCCAGCCAAGAGCCGAGATCCCGTGGAGATCCTGATCCCCAAAGATATCACTGACCCGCTCAGTCTCAACACTTGCACTGATGAGGCGCAGGTCGTTCTTGCCTCACCTCTCAAGACTGGGCGCAAGCGGCACAGGCACCGGgggcagcaccaccagcagcagcagcagcagcagcaggcggcgGCGGCAGCTGGAGGGAATGACAGCCACCCTGCGCTGCCCACTGCCCCCCTTACCCCGTCCCTCCACGCCGAGGGtgccccacagcagcagcagcggcaccgGGGCCAGAGCCGGGATGCTCCCCAGCCCTATGAACTCAACACAGCCATCAACTGCAGGGATGAGGTGGTGTCTCCCTTGCCTGCCGCCCTGCAGGGACCCTCGGGCTCCCTTTCAGCCCCTTCAGCTGCCTCTGTAACCTCtgcaccctcctcttcctcctcctcccgaCACCGCAAGCGTCGCAGGACTTCCAGCAAGTCGGAGGTGGGGGCTAGGGGTGGAGGCCAGGGTCCTAAGGAAAAGGGCCGAGGGAGTTGGGGAGGCCGCCACCACCCGCTACCTGCGGTTGGCTTCAAAACACAGCAACGCAAGTTCCAGTATGGGAATTACTGCGAGTACTATGGGTACCGCAACCCCTCCTGTGAGGACGGGCGCCTGCGGGTAATGAAGGCCGAGTGGTTCCGGGGCCGGGACGTTCTGGATTTGGGCTGCAATGTGGGCCACCTAACCCTGAGTATCGCCTGCAAGTGGAGCCCCTCCCGCATGGTGGGCCTGGATATCGACCCCCAGCTCATCCACTCAGCCCGCCAGAACATCCGACACTACCTGTCTGAGGAGCTGCGGCTCCCGACCCAGACTTCTGAAGGAGACCCCGGGGCCGAGGGAAAGGAAGGGACCCCCACCACCGTCCGCAAGAGGAGCTACTTCCCAGCCTCACTTACAGCCATCAGGGGCCCCATTGCTGCACCCCAAGTGCCCTTGGATGGAACAGATTCATCCTTTCCCAACAATGTTGTCTTCGTCACG GGTAACTATGTGCTGGACCGAGATGAGCTGGTGGAGGCCCAGAAAGCCGAGTATGACGTGGTGCTCTGCCTCAGCCTCACTAAGTGGGTGCACCTCAACTGGGGAGATGAGGGGCTGAAGCGCATGTTCCGGAGGATCTATCGGCACCTGCGCCCAGGGGGCATCCTGGTCCTggagccccagccctggtcctcCTACAATAAAAGGAAGACTCTGACG GAAACCACCTATAAGAACTACTATCGAatccagctgaagccagagcaGTTCAGTTCCTACCTGACATCCCCAGAGGTGGGCTTCTCCAGCTACGAGCTGGTGGCCACCCCCTATCACACCTCcaaag GCTTCCAGCGTCCTGTGTACCTGTTCCACAAGGCCCAGGCCCCCAGCCACTAA